The proteins below are encoded in one region of Triticum aestivum cultivar Chinese Spring chromosome 1B, IWGSC CS RefSeq v2.1, whole genome shotgun sequence:
- the LOC123088642 gene encoding uncharacterized protein: METLPYEIREATEVLDKGLRARAREAEQQSRTQRCGTRLPSAEEARSEGPDDAYRIQEIAEKQAMEMIQWYYDKLKEKEPDSYQDSSDYEVSSSSDDEDSCESDEDRCRRDWNRLYAGVFGSFDDITSIPAMRYTDKPAPPNSAWEDDTLHIFSIEVMGREQQKLERPLDVFGMVAARDSLDHNRNIIFSRERDNPQTISEESPYLELTGPTRAVVVSDRADFEVKLKVKGASESEDEYLSCVSIPYKIYSRPTRSRLGNKLETSKLTTLKFTFGFIVNSVEATISVRVISGSWPQSSRSLFTASTASIDHMEVGCSISEATDCLLPLMARFSFHAVLLPSSLLVS, from the exons ATGGAAACCCTACCTTATGAGATTCGTGAGGCGACGGAAGTACTGGACAAGGGTCTTCGTGCCAGAGCTCGGGAGGCCGAGCAGCAGAGCAGGACGCAGAGATGCGGGACACGGCTTCCCAGCGCGGAGGAGGCCCGAAGCGAAGGCCCGGACGATGCCTACCGGATCCAGGAGATTGCGGAGAAGCAGGCGATGGAGATGATCCAATGGTACTATGATAAGCTCAAGGAGAAGGAACCGGATTCTTATCAAGACTCGTCTGATTATGAAGTCTCGTCATCGTCTGATGACGAAGACTCGTGTGAGTCTGATGAAGATAGGTGTCGCCGTGACTGGAACCGTCTATACGCCGGCGTGTTCGGCTCCTTCGATGATATCA CGTCTATCCCAGCCATGCGTTACACGGACAAACCTGCGCCTCCCAACTCCGCCTGGGAGGATGACACTCTACATATCTTTTCAATTGAAGTCATGGGAAGAGAGCAGCAAAAATTAGAGCGGCCGCTGGATGTGTTTGGTATGGTTGCTGCACGCGACTCGCTGGACCACAATCGCAACATTATCTTCAGTCGTGAACGGGACAATCCTCAGACCATCAGTGAGGAG AGTCCCTATCTAGAACTCACAGGCCCTACACGTGCTGTTGTGGTGTCGGATCGTGCGGACTTTGAGGTTAAGCTGAAAGTGAAGGGCGCTAGTGAATCCGAGGATGAATATTTAAGCTGTGTTTCTATTCCCTACAAGATCTATTCCAGACCCACTCGTTCACGCTTGGGTAATAAGCTTGAGACTAGCAAGCTCACCACACTCAAGTTCACATTTGGCTTCATTGTCAACTCTGTGGAGGCCACGATCAGCGTGAGGGTTATCAGTGGATCATGGCCACAGAGTTCTCGAAGTTTATTTACTGCCAGCACCGCCAGCATAGATCACATGGAAGTCGGTTGCTCGATTTCGGAGGCGACGGACTGCCTGTTGCCGCTGATGGCAAGGTTCAGCTTTCACGCCGTGTTGCTTCCGTCGAGCTTGCTGGTGAGCTGA